A region of the Oncorhynchus gorbuscha isolate QuinsamMale2020 ecotype Even-year linkage group LG02, OgorEven_v1.0, whole genome shotgun sequence genome:
CTAACCTGTAGCTAACCTGTATCTCTGCAGATAGCTAACCTGTATCTCTGCAGATAGCTAACCTGTAGCTAACCTGTATCTCTAGCAAACCTGAGAGCTATACTTGTATCAGAGATAGCTAACCTGTAGCTAACCTGTATCTCTGCAGATAGCTAACCTGTATCTCTATAGCTAACCTGTATCTCTGCAGATAGCTAACCTGTATCTCTGCAGATAGCTAACCTGTATCTCTGCAGATAGCTAACCTGAATCTCTGCAGATAGCTAACCTGTATCTTTGCAAATAGCTAACCTGTATCTCTTCAGATAGCTAACCTGTAGCTAACCTGAATCTCTGCAGATAGCTAACCTGTATCTCTGCAGATAGTTAACCTGTATCTCTGCAGATAGCTAACCTGTATCTCTTCAGATAGCTAACCTGTAGCTAACCTGAATCTCTGCAGATAGCTAACCTGCTAACCTGTATCTCTGCAGACAGTTAACCTGCTAACCTGTATCTCTGCAGATAGCTAACCTGTATCTCTGCAGATAGTTAACCTGCTAACCTGTATCTCTGCAGATAGCCAACCTGCTAACCTTTATGCTCTTAACCAAGTGTAACGTTGCAACCATGACACATCACACAGCCAACTTCTTGACTTGCCGTCAAGTTGGACAAGCTCCTAATCAACCACTACTTTTGACTATGGTTTTTACAGCGACAGTCTGTAAAGATTTCCAGGAATTTCAACTAATGAACAATCGAAcctgttaaatcaaatcaaatcttatttgtctcatgtgccgaatacaacaggtgttgtagaccttacagtgaaatgtttacttacaagcacttaaccaacaatgcacttatttttttaaagaaaaaaacaaacaaaacaaaaaaacaagaaataaaagtaacaaataattcaagagcagcagtaaaaacaTTCTTATATTTTTGTTGTCATATTAAATATTAAATCaagtgctatttgcatgtgaAAATGTAATGGGGTGGATGTATTTGCTTCATTGTTTATGTTTTGGTTGGTGGACATGGCCCACTCTTTGACTGGATGCGCATTACAGAAAGTTGCTCTGATCTACACTCCAATCCGCTAGGTGGCAACACGGCTGCTTATCTGCTACTAATCAAATACAGGCGGAGGTACAGAAGTTGTTTAGCGGTGGACGAGATGGGTGAAACCTCTTCGGTTGAGAATGAATTTGATGACTGGTTTATCGAGTCTTTGAAAATGTAAGTACGAATTATTTTGTGAAATAGTGAAAGTGAGTTGAGACTTCCTTGATATATTGAAGTTGCTTAAATCATGCTTCACGTGTCTCTGTGGGAAAACACTAGGGGTACATTCACAGGCGCAATGTTTTAGGACGTTCCagataagactagaatatcttTTAACAGTATATACTTGCTGCTTTTCTTATTACATGTGATGCACCTGCTCTAAACCGAGTTCACCTTACACACGTAGTTCTCTTTCAGATACAATAATATTCACGAGTATCAACTTGAACATCCTACAAGAGTAATTGAATGGACATCAGAAAAAAGTAGGCCTTTTCATAATTTTCACATTTTACAAGGCTATATAGTATGTTTGGATTATAACCAACCAACCACATTGATTGTGTTTAAATTACTTTTTGTCTTTACCCCACAGCTATATGTGTTGCAGGTTACAGTTCAGATAAAAATGAAATTTTAGAGCTGCTTTTGCCACTGAAACTTTTCACTGATGATAATCAGGTAATGGATTGAAATGATTAAAGCATGAAACAAAACGTTTCAAGATATCAATTATGTATTGGAACGTCAGACTACCAATGTGTCTATTCAATGTGGGCAGGGTCTTTGTGCAGAACGAGATTTCAAAGTGGTCCATGGAGGTTTCTCAGATGGCTCCATTCATTGCCTCAAACACATTCCAGGAACAAGGTATATCATAGTAGCCATTGATTATGTAACTTCCTTTTCTTGCCATGAGCTTTCATCTTCAAACTGTTGTTTCTCGTAAAGGTGTGTCGTTACCAATGATGGCTTCAACTCCAATCTCCAGGTGTGGGACTTAGGAGGAGACGATTGTGGTGAGTAGACCTACTGTTTCCTTGTCTCCTTTTCTGTGTATTACAGTATAATAAGACTGCAGTTCCTATCTACTCTCCACTTTATACTGCACATTCAAATGATGATTTACAACCTGATTAGGCCCCAGTCAGCATCGGCCTTACCCACATTGAAATCTTATTTCTCTTGCGGGATTTGTCTTCAAATGCTAGATGTCATAAAGAGGACAGGAGTTTTACAACTGAAGAGTGCATCATCAGATAAAGGTGTCAAAATAGCCCCTGGGTTAACTGGAGGCCCATGTGTTCTTCATGGCTCTCAGATCAGCGACATTCAACTGACTGAGCTGACGTCAGGGAAGCCACTCTACTCTCTGGGTAATAGCCTGTTTTATACAGTGACACTGAAGCATTCCAGGCAACTCCAATTTCCTATAGAGTATAATGTTGGTGTACAAACACGTGTATAACAGTCACGGATATCTTTTTTTCCTTCCATCTCAGGGAAAGACATTCCAGATTTACTAAGCTCCCTGCAATTTGTGAATGGCAGTGTATTTCTCGCTTGTGCCTGCAATGGTGACCTGTATGTGGGGGACACACGGAATCCTTCTGGTCTTCAGAATAAcccagctggagggagagagggcgtccACTGGTGTATGGGTGTTAAAACAGACCTGTCCTCATCAGATCCATCCTCCTGTAGTGTAGCAAGGCTCTCCTCTGCCTGCCAAGTGGTTGTGTCTGATCTAAGGGATCTAAGAGCCCCCTTGTGTCAAGTCCAGTttcatgtccagaggaaaactaccaGTGATGACTTCATGAAGGTGACATGGGCGCCCGCTTTAGACAACTGTCTTGCTGTGTCAGGTGAGCAAAATGTCACGCCTTCATCCTGCTTTATGTGATGAATTCATGTCTTATGGATTGTACAAATTTCTTGCTTTCTAAATATATGTTCCAATTGAAGGCTCTTGTAATACAGAACTTTTCCATTGTATTTGTCTTCCCGTCTAGGTTTTGATGGAATGGTGCAAATCTACGACACTGCCTCTTGGAGACCAGAGTTGATGGAATTCCAGCCTCTTTTTATCCACCGAGGTCACATGATGTCCGATGATCAGTTTGACACTTCATCAGCTGTGGTCACCACTCATGTTTGGCATCCAAGTCGACCcaggactgtcctctctgctgcTGTAGACGGGTCTGTGCATGTATGGGACTGGGTCGACAAAGCCACTGCCAGCTGTTGACATTCA
Encoded here:
- the wdr73 gene encoding WD repeat-containing protein 73, whose amino-acid sequence is MGETSSVENEFDDWFIESLKIYNNIHEYQLEHPTRVIEWTSEKTICVAGYSSDKNEILELLLPLKLFTDDNQGLCAERDFKVVHGGFSDGSIHCLKHIPGTRCVVTNDGFNSNLQVWDLGGDDCDVIKRTGVLQLKSASSDKGVKIAPGLTGGPCVLHGSQISDIQLTELTSGKPLYSLGKDIPDLLSSLQFVNGSVFLACACNGDLYVGDTRNPSGLQNNPAGGREGVHWCMGVKTDLSSSDPSSCSVARLSSACQVVVSDLRDLRAPLCQVQFHVQRKTTSDDFMKVTWAPALDNCLAVSGFDGMVQIYDTASWRPELMEFQPLFIHRGHMMSDDQFDTSSAVVTTHVWHPSRPRTVLSAAVDGSVHVWDWVDKATASC